Proteins co-encoded in one Arachis hypogaea cultivar Tifrunner chromosome 13, arahy.Tifrunner.gnm2.J5K5, whole genome shotgun sequence genomic window:
- the LOC112737902 gene encoding DNA-directed RNA polymerases II, IV and V subunit 8B, with protein sequence MVEVLFEDIFRVERLNPDDKKLFDKVTRIEARSERFDMFMHLDINSELYPLKVGQKFALLLVPTLNPDGTPDTGYYVQNNRLSLAENFEYVMYGKLYRVSEGSGREKAEINISFGGLLMMLKGEPSQFNKFELDQRLFLLMRKV encoded by the exons ATGGTGGAGGTTCTCTTCGAAGATATCTTTAGAGTTGAAAGATTGAACCCTGATGACAAAAAATTATTTGACAAag TTACTCGCATTGAAGCAAGGAGTGAAAGGTTTGACATGTTTATGCACCTTGACATCAATTCTGAGTTATATCCATTAAAGGTTGGTCAGAAATTCGCGCTCCTGCTTGTTCCAACGCTTAATCCAGATGGAACACCAGACACTGGGTATTATGTTCAG AACAATCGGCTATCATTGGCCGAGAATTTTGAATATGTCATGTATGGGAAGCTCTATAGGGTATCAGAGGGTTCAGGGCGTGAAAAAGC GGAGATAAATATTTCATTTGGTGGACTTCTGATGATGTTGAAGGGAGAACCCTCTCAATTCAACAAGTTTGAGCTTGATCAGAGGTTGTTTCTTCTGATGAGGAAAGTCTGA